DNA from Pelagibacterium nitratireducens:
TAATCTTGATCGGCCAGCGCTGTGACAGCGGCGATCTGGGAAAGTTTGGTGACCCCGAAATGGTTGCGGATGCGATCGAAACCGGCGATGGCGTGCGGGGTGCCGATGGCATATCCAATCCGCATGCCGGCAAGACCATAAGCCTTTGAAAATGTACGATATCGCAAAAGGTTGGGGCGCATCAACGCCATAGGCGGCAGCGTGCTGGCGGGTGCGGTTTCGCCATAGGCCTCGTCGAGGATGATCAGCGTATCGGCGGGGATTGCGTCGATGAAGTGGGTGATCTCATCGGCGCTCCACCATGTGCCCATGGGGTTGTCGGGGTTGGCGAGGTAGACGATTTTGGGCCCGACATCCAAAACAGTGTCCAAAAGACCTGAAAGGCTTTCGCGGTCTTTTTCGTCGTAGGGAATTTTGACAAGTTCTGCGCCCTGGGCTGCGACGTGGTAGTTGAAGGTGGGGTAGGCGCCCAGCGAGGTCACGACCTTGTCGCCCGGTTCGAGATAGAGCCGGCAGGTGAGCCCAAGCAGGCCATCGATCCCTTCACCGATGGCGATGGTTTCCATCGGCGTGCCCAGATGGCGAGCAAGCGCCTCTTTGAGTTCATGATTTTCAGAATCGCCATACGTCCACACGTCGGGTGCGGCCTCGGCGATGGCAGCGATGACCTTTGGGGACGGGCCGAAGGGGCTTTCGTTGGCGCCCAGCCGTGCCCTCAATTTGATGCCCGTCTTGCGCTCGATGACCTCCGGGCCAACGAAAGGGACGGTGGCAGGGAGGGACGCGATAATGGCGGAAAGATCAGGTCCGGCCATGGTTTTCCTCAATGTGACGCTCAAATGACCCTCTGTGCATTAGACCCCAACGGCCAGCGAACCGAGGCCGAACATGGCATCTTGACGCTGTCTGAGCGCAAAAAGCTTGGTCGAAATGTCGGGCGCGGCGTTGGCGGCGGTCAGAAGTTCACCCTTTTTTACCGGTGCGGTGACGCGTCCGCCTTCAAGCAGGCCAACGGGAATGGCGCGGGCGGCGCGGGCATCGGCAATCGTCATGGTCCAGGAGCGATAGCAGGTCTCGCCGATGGCATCGAAAATTTCACCGACGGCGAGATCGCGCTTGGCCAGGGCGCACACCTCGGCGACCTGATTGGCGAGCGGTACCATATCGGGTTTGCCATAGAGCATGATGCGTGCCGCAGTGAGCGGCACTTCGAGACTTGTGAGGTGATAGGGGCGGTAAAACCCGTAATAGGGACCGACCCCGACGTGAAGATCATCCATGCGTTCGACAACGCGCGGATGGGTGGCTTTGGCGACGACGAAGACGCCAGGGGCCACGCCCTTGCCGATCGTGTAATCGACAACGCCTGATCTTTCGAGTACGCCGCCATCGGCGTGCGGGATCAAAACCTTCGGCAGGGTTTCACGGTCGGCGTTTGGGCCGTGCATGCCGGGCCGGTCGGGGACGAGCCCTGTGGCGTTGGCGATGGCGGCCATTTCCACCATGGTTTTAGACCCATCGATGAACTCGACGAGCATGCGCGGATTCATGTTACGCCGGGTCGCTTCCTCGCGATAATCGTCGGGCACCGCGTTGTGGTTTAGGGGATTGTTCTTGCCTTTGCCGGCGGCGACGATATCGAGCCCGAGGGCGGAACAGAATTCGATCAGCTCCATACACGAGGAGGGCTCGTCCCCGGCGCCGACCGAATAGAT
Protein-coding regions in this window:
- a CDS encoding pyridoxal phosphate-dependent aminotransferase, with the translated sequence MAGPDLSAIIASLPATVPFVGPEVIERKTGIKLRARLGANESPFGPSPKVIAAIAEAAPDVWTYGDSENHELKEALARHLGTPMETIAIGEGIDGLLGLTCRLYLEPGDKVVTSLGAYPTFNYHVAAQGAELVKIPYDEKDRESLSGLLDTVLDVGPKIVYLANPDNPMGTWWSADEITHFIDAIPADTLIILDEAYGETAPASTLPPMALMRPNLLRYRTFSKAYGLAGMRIGYAIGTPHAIAGFDRIRNHFGVTKLSQIAAVTALADQDYLAQTLAAIAAGRDEIITRARGLGLKPIVSATNFVAIDCDADDTYATMVLTEMQARGVFIRKPAVPGLNRCIRMSVGTQKDIALACDVLEDIIRKISR
- a CDS encoding homoserine dehydrogenase; its protein translation is MTVSKTGIARDLERLKDTGKPVRLGIIGSGEMGTDLVTQVSLMAGIEIAAIATRRPHTAMAAMDIAYGAGEGKAHASEVGTRSAMSAAIDTGRIAVTADTELMVTAPEIDVIIDATGKPGVGADFDLLGMEHGKHLVMMNVEADVTIGPYLKHEADRLGVIYSVGAGDEPSSCMELIEFCSALGLDIVAAGKGKNNPLNHNAVPDDYREEATRRNMNPRMLVEFIDGSKTMVEMAAIANATGLVPDRPGMHGPNADRETLPKVLIPHADGGVLERSGVVDYTIGKGVAPGVFVVAKATHPRVVERMDDLHVGVGPYYGFYRPYHLTSLEVPLTAARIMLYGKPDMVPLANQVAEVCALAKRDLAVGEIFDAIGETCYRSWTMTIADARAARAIPVGLLEGGRVTAPVKKGELLTAANAAPDISTKLFALRQRQDAMFGLGSLAVGV